In Thiothrix unzii, the sequence GGAAGAAGCGACTGTTGCTTCCGCTGACAGCGTAGACAGCGAAACCGTTGGCAAGCTGAAAATGCAAAACATCCGTGTGGAAGACCGCTTCGGCACGATTGAAGAAGACCGCGTGCAAGCCATGCGCAGCGAATTACGTTACGTGCCAACGGGCAGCGCGGACGGTTACAACCTGATTGAGTCCAACGGCTCACAAGGTAAAAGCCAAAGTGCGCACCAAGGCAGCGATATGAAAATTTCCAGTTGGAAACTATTTACTTGGTAATGCATGTCAGTTTATACCCCCGTTAGTGCCGCCGAGTTAGCTGCCTTTTTAAGCGATTATCCCGTCGGCGAGTGCGTGGGGTTTGCTGGTATTCAAGCTGGCATTGAAAACAGCAATTTCTTTGTCAGCACCACCACTGGGGAATACGTTCTCACCTTATTTGAGCAACACCGCCCCGACGCTTTGCACTATTTTCTCGCATTGCTGCAACATTGGGCTGCGGCAGGCATTCCCGTGCCTGCGCCTTTGGCAAACCGGCATGGCGAAGTCTTAGGCACATTAAACGCAAAACCCGCCGCGCTGGTGGCGCGTTTACCTGGCACACACCCACAGCAAACCACGCCCGCTCAATGTGCCGCGATTGGTGCAATGTTGGCACGGATGCACCTTGCAGCGCGGGATTTTACCCTGCATCGCGCTTCCGACCGTGACCACCGTTGGCGAATGCAAATGGCGCACACCGTGTTGCCGCAATTGGACGCAGCGGATGCCGAATTGTTGCGTGCCGAAATTGCCTTTCAGCAGACCATTGCGTTTGCAGAATTGCCACAAGGCACGATTCACGCAGATTTATTTCGTGATAATGTGTTATTTGATGCGGAAAACCTCAGTGGTGTGCTGGACGTGTATTTCGCTTGCAACGACTGTTTGTTATACGACTTGGCGGTAGTGGTAAATGACTGGTGTTGTCAGGCGGATGGCTCATTGGATGAAACGCGCTTGCAAGCGTGCGTCAGCCATTACCAAGCCTTACGCCCGTGGGAACCGCAGGAACAGCAGGCGTGGCCTGCATTGCTACGCACCGCCGCGTTACGCTTTTGGCTGTCGCGCCTGTATGAACAGCACAACCCGCGCCCCGGCGAGTTAACCTTGCAAAAGAATCCGCTGGAATTTCGCCAAAAATTACAACACCGTATTGCCGCCATGACACCTGAAGCTGTTCACGTCAATGCACGCCGCTTACTGTGCCCACTGCCAGTAATTCGCGTGCAACAAGCCATTGAAAGCCTCCCTGCCGGAACCTGCGTTACCGCTGTTTGCACCGACCCCGGTGCGTTACACGATATTCCCGCATGGGCGCGGATTCACGGACACTGCGTGCTGGAAACCCGCACCGAAGGGCGTGAATACACCATTGTGCTGCAAACCGGAGGCCAGCCATGAGCGGACATCACCACGCCCCAACGGAAGCCAACGCCCCGGACAACAGCCGCAAAGCCGTTACCAGCCGGGTAGCGATGGTGGGCATGGCGGTTAATATTTTCCTCACCATTGCGCAAATCATTGGTGGCATTTTGACGCACTCGCAAGCCTTGGTAGCGGATGCAATGCATACCCTGTCAGACTTGGTGGGCGATATTGTGGTGCTGTTTGCCGCGCATCATGCGGGAAAAGCAGCCGATGCCAACCACCCTTACGGGCATGGGCGCATTGAAACCCTCGCCACGGTCATTTTGGGTATTTTGCTCGGTGGCGTTGCTGCCGCTATTTTCCTGCAAGCATGGGATCGACTCGCGGGTGATGCGCCATTAGTGACCCCGGAACCTTGGGCAATGGCTATTGCAGCACTGGCGATTATCGGCAAGGAAGGGCTTTATCAGTACACCGTCCACGTTGCCAAACGCATCAGTTCGCCGATGCTCAAAGCTAGTGCATGGCATCACCGTTCGGATGCCATTTCATCGGTGTTGGTATTGTTGGCGATTGGCGGGGCGCAACTGGGTTTCCCTTGGTTAGATTCAGTGGCGGCGATACTTGTCGCCATCATGATTTTTTACATGGCGATCCAACTGATTCTGGAAAGCACCAGCGAACTGGTGGATACCGGGCTGGACGCGCAGGAAGTGCAGGATATTCGTGATTTCATTTGCGCCATCAACGGGGTGGAAAGCGTGCATTTATTACGCACACGTCGTATGGGTGGGCGCGTATTAGCTGACGTGCATTTGCAAGTGGATGGGCGCATCAGCGTGTCCGAAGGGCATCACATCGGCGAAACCGTGATGTACCGCTTACGCAAACAGTTTCCCAGCATTAGCGATGTGGTAATTCACATTGACCCGGAAGACGATGAAACGGTGCATCCGTGTAAAAATCTGCCGTCGCGTGCCGAATTACTAAGCACATTGCAGGCACTCCCGGAGGCGGCAACACTTTTAGCCAGCGTCGACGACCTCACCTTGCATTACAACGGCGGCAAACTCCAACTGGAAATAGTTTTGAAAGAAACACCTTCTGCGGAAGTACTCGCGGCATTTCGGCACGCTTGCGGTAGCATCCCCTTAATTGAGCACGCCAGCTTTTTCACCAAAATAGTGCATTAATTGTGTGTTAAGCACTGTTTTGGTGATAGCAAATAAACCCCTCACCCCCCAACCCCCTCTCCCGCCAAGCGGTAGAGGGGGAGCAAGAGACTGTTTTCCTTATCCCCTCTCTCGTTTGACGGGAGAGGGGTTGGGGTGAGGGATTTTTTATGGAATGGCACAAAACTTGCATACTTCCTCATCATTTGTGATTTATTCTATCGAACGAGGTTAATAGATGAGCAGCAATTTAGCGCGTACCCAAGCAATCCAGACCATCAGCCAACGTTCCCCAATGGATCTCGGCAAAACCGATCCATTAAGCAAAATCTGGGCTTGTGACGTTTTCAATCTGGCACGCATGGAAGAATGCCTTTCCAAAAATGCCTTCAAAGCCATGAAGAAAACCTTCCAGACGGGCGCACCACTTGACCCTGCAACAGCGGATGTTGTCGCAGCGGCAATGAAAGAATGGGCGATGTCTAAAGGCGCGAAATTCTTCTCACACATTTTCTACCCGATGACCAATGCTACGGCTGAAAAGCACGACGGCTTCATCATCACCAGCCCAGAAGGCAATGCCATCACTGATTTCAGCGGCAGCCTGCTGATCAAGGGCGAACCGGATGGTTCTTCTTTCCCTAACGGCAGCATCCGTGCAACTAACTCTGCGCGTGGTTACACCGCATGGGATCCAACCAGCCCTGCGTACATTATGCACACTGCTAATGGCGCAACACTGATGATTCCTTGCGTATTCCTGTCTTGGACTGGCGAAGCACTCGACAAGAAAATCCCATTACTGCGCTCCAATGCAGCGATGAACGCGGCTGCCCAGCGCGTATTGAAACTGATGGGCGAAACTGACGTTGCCACCCTGAACTCTAGCTGTGGCGCGGAACAGGAATACTTCCTGATCGACGAAGCCTTTGCTACTGCCCGCCCTGACATCCTGTTGTCTGGTCGCAGCCTGTTTGGTGCAGCTCCGGCGAAAGGTCAACAATTCGATGACCATTACTTCGGCGCAATCCCAGAGCGCGTCCAAGTCTACATGCAAGACATCGAAGACAAGCTCTACCGCTTGGGCATTCCTGCTAAAACCCACCACAACGAAGTTGCACCGGGTCAGTTTGAAATCGCACCTTACTTTGAAGCAGCGAACGTTGCGGCTGACCATCAGCAATTGCTGATGACCATCATGAAAACCACCGCGAAAGCCCACGGTTTCCTGTGCATGTTGCATGAAAAACCGTTCGCTGGCGTAAACGGTTCAGGCAAACACGTTAACTGGTCTGTGGGTAACAGCACTCAAGGCAACTTGCTTGATCCGGGTAATACCCCAGAAGACAACCTGCACTTCTTGGCATTCTGCGGCGCGGTAATCCGTGGCGTACATTTGTTTGGGCCATTGCTGCGTGCGGTTATCGCATCTGCATCTAACGACCACCGTTTGGGCGCGAACGAAGCACCTCCGGCGATTTTGTCAGTTTATTTGGGCGACCAACTCGAAAAAGTTTTCCAAGACATCAAAGACGGCAAAATCCTCAAAACGGCAAAAGGCGGCAAGATGGATTTAGGTCTGTCCCAGATTCTGCACTTCGACCGTGACCCCGGCGACCGTAACCGTACTTCACCGTTTGCGTTCACTGGCAACCGTTTTGAATTCCGTGCAGTGGGTTCTTCACAGTCCGTGTCTGGCCCGTTAATTGCCATGAACACCATGCTGGCTGACTCCCTGAACTGGGTTGCTGACAAGTTGGAAGCAGAACTCACCGGCGGCAAAGACGTTGCGACTGCTACCTTAGCGGTACTGAAAACGTTGATGGAACAACACGGTAACGCGGTATTCGGCGGTAACGGTTACTCCCCAGACTGGCACAAAGCCGCTGTTGAAGAGCGCGGCCTGAAAAACCTGCCAACCTCTGCGGATGCATTGCCAGAACTGTTAAGCCCTGAAGTAGCCGGTTTGTTCGAGCGCACTGGCGTTTTGACTCCGGCAGAACTGCACAGCCGTTTTGAAGTTTACGCTGAACAATACATCAACAGCATCGACGTAGAAGCCAAGCTGATGGTTAACATGGCTACCACCATGATTTACCCTGCGGCGGTTACTTACCTGTCTGAGTTGGCAGCGACTTCCGCTAACCTGCAAGAGCTGGGCATTTCACTGGATAACAGCGTTGCACAAAGCGTTGCTACAACAGCCAATGCACTGATGGTTGCAGTTGGTAAGTTAAGTGAAGCCCGTGCTAAACACGACTTCGACAGCGTGCAAGACCACATGCGCTTCTTGGCTGATACCGTGCGCGGCTTAATGACCGAAGTTCGTGCTCACGCTGACACCCTCGAAACGCTGATTTCTGACGAAATGTGGCCACTGCCTAAATACAGCGAAATGCTGTTCATCAAGTAAGGGTAATCCCTGCTACGAAGGGCGTGATTTATCACGCCCTTTTTTTTGCCTATTATTTACAGTGCCCCCTAGTCTGCGTAACATCGCGGCTTATCTGAAAAACTATTATTTTTCTACTCATCAGGAGGCTTGCAATGTCTGCACAAGACGTTCTTAACATGATCAAAGATAACGACGCGAAATACGTCGATTTTCGTTTCACTGATACCCGTGGCAAAGAGCATCACGTTACCGTTCCTGCTTATACCGTAGAAGAAGACACCTTCACTGAAGGCAAAATGTTCGACGGCTCTTCCATTGCTGGCTGGAAAGGTATCAACGAATCCGACATGATTCTGATGCCAGACCCAACTACCGCATTCGTTGACCCGTTTTTCCAAGACGTAACCGTAAACATTTCCTGCGGTATCGTTGACCCAACCACGATGGAAGGTTACGAGCGTGACCCGCGTTCCATCGCGATGCGTGCAGAAGCGTATTTGAAATCCACCGGCATTGCTGACACCGCATTCTTTGGCCCGGAACCTGAATTCTTCATCTTTGATGACGTGCGCTGGGGTTCGGACATGAGCGGTTCTTTCGTTAAAATTGACTCGCAAGAAGCAGGCTGGAACTCCGAAAAAGTGTATCCAGACGGCAATATGGGACATCGCCCAACCACCAAAGGCGGTTACTTCCCTGTTCCTCCTGTCGATTCTTTCCAAGACATCCGTTCCACCATGTGTAACATTCTGGAAGAAGTCGGCGTTCCGGTTGAAGTTCACCACCACGAAGTCGCTACCGCAGGCCAGTGCGAAATCGGTACACGTTTTGCGACATTGACCACCCGTGCGGATTGGGTGCAACGTCAAAAATACGTTATCCACAACGTTGCGCATCAGTACGGCAAAACCGTTACCTTCATGCCTAAACCTATCGTCGGCGACAATGGTTCTGGGATGCACGTGCATATGTCTTTAGCAAAAGACGGCGTAAACACTTTCGCGGGCGACGGTTATGCGGGTTTGTCTGAAACCGCGCTGTACTACATCGGCGGTGTTATCAAACACGCTAAAGCACTGAACGCGATCACCAATCCGGGCACAAACTCTTACAAGCGTTTGGTTCCTGGCTTTGAAGCACCGGTTATGCTGGCTTATTCCGCACGTAACCGTTCCGCGTCTATCCGCATCCCGTTCGTGGCAAGCCCGAAAGGTCGCCGTATCGAAGTGCGTTTCCCTGACCCGTCTGCTAACCCTTACCTCGCATTTGCAGCACTGATGATGGCAGGCTTGGATGGCATCAAGAACAAGATTCATCCAGGTGAAGCGATGGATAAAGACTTGTACGACCTGCCACCGGAAGAAGACAAACTCATCCCACGGGTTTGCCACTCTTTGGATATGGCACTGGATGCACTCGACAAAGACCGTGAATTCCTGACCGCAGGCGGTGTATTCACCAACGACATGATTGATGCTTATATCGACCTGAAAATGGAAGAAGTAACCCGCTTCCGCATGACAACTCACCCGGTTGAGTTTGATATGTACTACTCACTCTAAGCTTCGCGCTTAAAGCTGGTAGCTGAAAACGCCTCCTCGTGAGGCGTTTTTTATGCCCTTCATCCAAGTTAATGCAACTAATGTGACAAATTGATGACAAAGCGGTTATCCTAGCCAAGAAAATTTTATTGGGGAACCCATGTCGCACCATTACCGCCGTTACCTTCCACTGTTGATTGTCCTTCCCGTGACGTTGGTAATGCCCTATATCCTCACCGTGGATCAAGGCACTAACGGTGTATGGGGTGCTGTTTACAATCGTCTGTATATTTTTCTGACATGGGCAAGCTTGTTTGGCGGCATCCTCGCACTGGCACGTCGCCCTTGGTTCGCCGCTGGCATGGCCTCGCTGACGCTGGTGGGTTTGTGGGTTGGGGCTGCGATTAAATACCAGTTTCTTGGCTCACAATTGGTTGCACCCGATCTGATTGTCGCGCTATTGAGCGGGGAAACCTTGCTGGAAATGGGTTTGTTACCCACCGCACTGATTACCGGTTATTGCTTGCTGCTATTGCTATTGCTGTGGTTGGAAAAACCGCTGCGCTTAGGTGAACATAAAGTTGCCATCGCCACTTGGATCGGGGTAATGCTCGGCTTCACTGCATTGAACTTACCCAACAATTACGTCGATTTGCAATGGACTGTGCAATACAAAAACACCTTCCCCACCTTTGTGCAGAGCATTTGGCGCACCCAACTGCAAGAACCCGAACATCCCGGCAAAGCCAGCTATTGCTGCTTCAAAGCGGATACGCAAGCCGCTAGTTTTACCCAAGCTCCGACGGAAAAGCCCAACATTGTGGTGATTTTGGAAGAGTCGACCTTTCCCTTGGAACTCATTTCAACGTTTAAAGCTGAAGGTAAATTCTTCAAGGACGCTTACCCGCTCAAAGTGCATACGGCGGGAGGTTCAACTTGGGTGCAGGAAATCGCATTTTTGCACGGAGTCGCGCCACCGTTGTATGGTGATGGCTGGAAATCTATCAATTTATTCACACCCGGACGCTTAGATGGACGCATTGCGCCACAACTAGCCGCGCAGGGGTATCGCACCAAAACGATCTACCCCACCGCTGGGCGGTTTTACGGCGGGCAACGTTTCCACGAACAATTGGGGATTCAGGATTTTATCGACTGCAAAGCCTTACCAGAATGCGCAAAACGCCAATGGAACCGCATCCCGGATGAAATCTTTTTTGATGAAGCAGTCAAGCAAATCAAAACCAATGATCAACCGTTATTCACATTCGTTGCCACCATGCGGCAGCATTCACCGCACGAAAAAAACAGCAAACCGGACAGCCAACGCTGTGATGCGAGTCTGTCGCCCAAGC encodes:
- a CDS encoding homoserine kinase; protein product: MSVYTPVSAAELAAFLSDYPVGECVGFAGIQAGIENSNFFVSTTTGEYVLTLFEQHRPDALHYFLALLQHWAAAGIPVPAPLANRHGEVLGTLNAKPAALVARLPGTHPQQTTPAQCAAIGAMLARMHLAARDFTLHRASDRDHRWRMQMAHTVLPQLDAADAELLRAEIAFQQTIAFAELPQGTIHADLFRDNVLFDAENLSGVLDVYFACNDCLLYDLAVVVNDWCCQADGSLDETRLQACVSHYQALRPWEPQEQQAWPALLRTAALRFWLSRLYEQHNPRPGELTLQKNPLEFRQKLQHRIAAMTPEAVHVNARRLLCPLPVIRVQQAIESLPAGTCVTAVCTDPGALHDIPAWARIHGHCVLETRTEGREYTIVLQTGGQP
- a CDS encoding cation diffusion facilitator family transporter — protein: MSGHHHAPTEANAPDNSRKAVTSRVAMVGMAVNIFLTIAQIIGGILTHSQALVADAMHTLSDLVGDIVVLFAAHHAGKAADANHPYGHGRIETLATVILGILLGGVAAAIFLQAWDRLAGDAPLVTPEPWAMAIAALAIIGKEGLYQYTVHVAKRISSPMLKASAWHHRSDAISSVLVLLAIGGAQLGFPWLDSVAAILVAIMIFYMAIQLILESTSELVDTGLDAQEVQDIRDFICAINGVESVHLLRTRRMGGRVLADVHLQVDGRISVSEGHHIGETVMYRLRKQFPSISDVVIHIDPEDDETVHPCKNLPSRAELLSTLQALPEAATLLASVDDLTLHYNGGKLQLEIVLKETPSAEVLAAFRHACGSIPLIEHASFFTKIVH
- a CDS encoding glutamine synthetase III; its protein translation is MSSNLARTQAIQTISQRSPMDLGKTDPLSKIWACDVFNLARMEECLSKNAFKAMKKTFQTGAPLDPATADVVAAAMKEWAMSKGAKFFSHIFYPMTNATAEKHDGFIITSPEGNAITDFSGSLLIKGEPDGSSFPNGSIRATNSARGYTAWDPTSPAYIMHTANGATLMIPCVFLSWTGEALDKKIPLLRSNAAMNAAAQRVLKLMGETDVATLNSSCGAEQEYFLIDEAFATARPDILLSGRSLFGAAPAKGQQFDDHYFGAIPERVQVYMQDIEDKLYRLGIPAKTHHNEVAPGQFEIAPYFEAANVAADHQQLLMTIMKTTAKAHGFLCMLHEKPFAGVNGSGKHVNWSVGNSTQGNLLDPGNTPEDNLHFLAFCGAVIRGVHLFGPLLRAVIASASNDHRLGANEAPPAILSVYLGDQLEKVFQDIKDGKILKTAKGGKMDLGLSQILHFDRDPGDRNRTSPFAFTGNRFEFRAVGSSQSVSGPLIAMNTMLADSLNWVADKLEAELTGGKDVATATLAVLKTLMEQHGNAVFGGNGYSPDWHKAAVEERGLKNLPTSADALPELLSPEVAGLFERTGVLTPAELHSRFEVYAEQYINSIDVEAKLMVNMATTMIYPAAVTYLSELAATSANLQELGISLDNSVAQSVATTANALMVAVGKLSEARAKHDFDSVQDHMRFLADTVRGLMTEVRAHADTLETLISDEMWPLPKYSEMLFIK
- the glnA gene encoding glutamate--ammonia ligase; this encodes MSAQDVLNMIKDNDAKYVDFRFTDTRGKEHHVTVPAYTVEEDTFTEGKMFDGSSIAGWKGINESDMILMPDPTTAFVDPFFQDVTVNISCGIVDPTTMEGYERDPRSIAMRAEAYLKSTGIADTAFFGPEPEFFIFDDVRWGSDMSGSFVKIDSQEAGWNSEKVYPDGNMGHRPTTKGGYFPVPPVDSFQDIRSTMCNILEEVGVPVEVHHHEVATAGQCEIGTRFATLTTRADWVQRQKYVIHNVAHQYGKTVTFMPKPIVGDNGSGMHVHMSLAKDGVNTFAGDGYAGLSETALYYIGGVIKHAKALNAITNPGTNSYKRLVPGFEAPVMLAYSARNRSASIRIPFVASPKGRRIEVRFPDPSANPYLAFAALMMAGLDGIKNKIHPGEAMDKDLYDLPPEEDKLIPRVCHSLDMALDALDKDREFLTAGGVFTNDMIDAYIDLKMEEVTRFRMTTHPVEFDMYYSL
- a CDS encoding sulfatase-like hydrolase/transferase, coding for MSHHYRRYLPLLIVLPVTLVMPYILTVDQGTNGVWGAVYNRLYIFLTWASLFGGILALARRPWFAAGMASLTLVGLWVGAAIKYQFLGSQLVAPDLIVALLSGETLLEMGLLPTALITGYCLLLLLLLWLEKPLRLGEHKVAIATWIGVMLGFTALNLPNNYVDLQWTVQYKNTFPTFVQSIWRTQLQEPEHPGKASYCCFKADTQAASFTQAPTEKPNIVVILEESTFPLELISTFKAEGKFFKDAYPLKVHTAGGSTWVQEIAFLHGVAPPLYGDGWKSINLFTPGRLDGRIAPQLAAQGYRTKTIYPTAGRFYGGQRFHEQLGIQDFIDCKALPECAKRQWNRIPDEIFFDEAVKQIKTNDQPLFTFVATMRQHSPHEKNSKPDSQRCDASLSPKQCSILLDYNDRLKLSVKAYENFVAQLKKLPERTIVVAFGDHIPGDVAANFTESSFYKQDRFRTFFNVWDSAHGFVTREVLDGQEFETIDIAMLDALTLRYAGFESRYVSDKLVHMQECSGSFCAFDTGYTHGNTALTQLQPPPPSP